A window of the Hevea brasiliensis isolate MT/VB/25A 57/8 chromosome 6, ASM3005281v1, whole genome shotgun sequence genome harbors these coding sequences:
- the LOC131180568 gene encoding uncharacterized protein LOC131180568 has product MKENSKIKNLNTVNASKEDDLLVLQSSNHPGLILISALLTDKNYISWRRAMRIALGAKNKLGFIDGKITIPEEGSKDYEKWKRCDYMVTSWLRNSIARELVRGFLYNTTVKELWDEIAERFSDSNRPMIYQIKRKMASISQENLSVTNYYSKLKQLWDELASIEALPPCTCGSMKLANDILNKDRLMQFLMGLNDSYDQVETQKEIQLNLIENIDSVALATKAQGPRKYDARKRHCDYCNLDGHTREGCFKLIGYPDWFKNRNKTTNQQA; this is encoded by the exons atgaaagaaaatagtaaGATAAAAAATCTAAACACAGTCAATGCATCCAAGGAAGACGATCTTCTGGTTCTCCAAAGCTCAAATCATCCTGGGTTGATCCTCATCTCTGCGCTTCTCACTGACAAGAACTACATATCTTGGCGTCGTGCCATGAGAATAGCATTGGGCGCAAAGAACAAGCTAGGGTTCATCGATGGCAAAATTACTATACCAGAGGAAGGTTCTAAAGATTATGAGAAGTGGAAACGCTGTGATTACATGGTAACTTCTTGGTTGCGTAATTCGATTGCCAGAGAATTAGTAAGAGGATTTCTATATAATACAACTGTCAAAGAACTTTGGGATGAAATAGCTGAGCGATTCAGTGATAGTAATCGGCCGATGATTTACCAAATCAAAAGGAAGATGGCTTCGATCTCTCAAGAAAACTTATCGGTCACGAATTACTACtcaaaattgaagcagttgtggGATGAACTAGCTAGTATTGAGGCATTGCCTCCATGCACTTGTGGATCTATGAAATTAGCAAATGATATTCTTAATAAAGATAGATTGATGCAGTTTTTAATGGGTTTAAATGATTCCTATGACCAG GTAGAAACACAGAAAGAAATACAATTGAATTTGATAGAAAATATTGATTCAGTAGCCCTAGCTACTAAAGCACAAGGACCACGTAAGTATGATGCTAGAAAAAGGCATTGTGATTACTGTAATCTTGATGGTCATACAAGGGAGGGGTGCTTTAAGTTGATAGGATATCCAGACTGGTTTAAGAATCGAAATAAGACAACAAATCAACAAGCATAG
- the LOC110665637 gene encoding 2-alkenal reductase (NADP(+)-dependent)-like: MAFSGEELSNKQVILRDYVTGFPQESDMYVITGTAKLKVPEDSKGVLVKNLYLSSDPYIRFLMGKRKPEGYSSFSSYTPGSPLTGYGVAKVLDSRNPGFKEGDLVWGITGWEEYSLITPPQRLFKIQHTDVPLSYYTGILGLPGLSAYAGFYEVSSPKKGDRVFISAASGAVGHLVGQFAKLMGCYVVGSAGSKEKVDLLKNKLGFDEAFNYKEEHNLDAALKRCFPEGIDIYFENVGGKMLDAVLLNMRVRGRIAACGMISQYNLDQPEGVRNLMSIVYKRVHFEGFSVYDFYHLYPKFLDVVLPYIRGGKITYIEDIVEGLEKGPGAIIGLFKGRNVGKQVVVVAHE; this comes from the exons ATGGCGTTTAGCGGTGAAGAGCTGAGCAACAAACAGGTGATACTCAGAGACTACGTGACTGGTTTCCCTCAAGAATCTGACATGTACGTAATCACGGGTACTGCAAAACTCAAGGTACCAGAAGATTCTAAAGGTGTTCTTGTGAAGAATCTCTATCTCTCCAGTGATCCTTACATACGATTCTTGATGGGGAAACGGAAACCTGAGGGTTACAGCTCATTTTCATCCTACACTCCAGGCTCT CCACTTACTGGGTATGGAGTGGCTAAAGTTTTGGATTCAAGAAACCCAGGCTTCAAAGAAGGGGACTTGGTTTGGGGAATAACTGGATGGGAAGAGTACAGTCTCATCACACCGCCACAAAGGCTGTTTAAAATTCAGCATACCGATGTTCCCCTTTCATACTATACTGGAATTCTTG GTTTGCCTGGATTGAGTGCTTATGCTGGTTTTTATGAGGTTTCTTCTCCAAAGAAAGGAGACCGTGTTTTCATCTCAGCAGCCTCTGGCGCTGTTGGTCACCTTGTTGGCCAATTTGCAAAGTTGATGGGCTGCTATGTTGTTGGAAGTGCTGGAAGTAAAGAAAAG GTTGATTTATTAAAGAATAAGTTGGGGTTCGATGAGGCCTTCAATTATAAAGAAGAGCACAACTTGGATGCTGCTTTGAAAAG ATGCTTTCCTGAAGGCATAGACATCTATTTTGAAAATGTTGGAGGGAAAATGCTAGATGCTGTTCTTCTCAACATGAGAGTCCGTGGCCGCATTGCTGCTTGTGGAATGATCTCACAATACAACCTTGACCAGCCTGAAGGTGTTCGTAATTTGATGTCTATTGTTTATAAACGGGTCCACTTTGAAGGATTCTCAGTATACGATTTTTATCACCTCTATCCCAAGTTTTTGGATGTTGTGCTGCCTTACATTAGAGGAGGGAAGATAACATATATTGAAGATATTGTGGAAGGACTAGAGAAGGGCCCTGGAGCCATCATAGGCCTTTTTAAGGGTCGAAATGTTGGAAAACAGGTGGTTGTAGTTGCTCATGAGTGA